One Brassica napus cultivar Da-Ae chromosome C2, Da-Ae, whole genome shotgun sequence DNA window includes the following coding sequences:
- the LOC106406768 gene encoding auxin response factor 4-like isoform X3, translating into MLNEEGKEVREERNGSSSVKRTTPHMFCKTLTASDTSTHGGFSVPRRAAEDCFPPLDYKQQRPSHELIAKDLHGVEWKFRHIYRGQPRRHLLPTGWSIFVSQKNLVSGDAVLFLRDEDGELRLGVRRSARPRNGLLDSVTEKNSCSNILSLVANAVITKSMFHVFYSPRATHAEFVIPYEKYITSIRKPISIGTRFRMRFEMGDSPERRCAGVVTGVCDLDPYRWLNSKWRCLLVRWDEAFMSDH; encoded by the exons TATGTTCTGCAAAACCTTAACAGCTTCTGACACAAGCACCCATGGAGGGTTCTCTGTACCTAGAAGAGCCGCTGAAGATTGTTTCCCACCTCTT GATTACAAACAACAGAGGCCATCTCATGAGCTCATTGCAAAGGACCTCCATGGAGTAGAGTGGAAGTTTCGGCATATATATCGAG GTCAACCAAGGAGGCATCTGCTCCCCACTGGTTGGAGTATCTTTGTCAGTCAAAAGAATCTTGTCTCTGGTGACGCCGTCCTCTTTCTTAG AGATGAAGATGGAGAGCTGAGGTTGGGAGTCAGAAGATCTGCACGGCCAAGAAACGGCCTTCTTGATTCAGTCACTGAGAAGAACTCATGTTCCAACATTCTGTCTCTTGTGGCTAATGCTGTAATTACAAAAAGCATGTTTCATGTGTTTTACAGCCCAAG AGCGACGCATGCAGAGTTTGTGATTCCATATGAGAAGTACATCACAAGCATCAGGAAACCCATTTCCATAGGCACAAGATTCAGAATGAGATTTGAAATGGGTGATTCTCCTGAGAGAAG atGCGCTGGTGTAGTGACTGGAGTCTGTGACTTGGACCCGTACAGGTGGCTAAACTCTAAATGGAGGTGCTTGTTG GTGAGATGGGATGAGGCTTTTATGAGCGATCACTAA